One Leishmania major strain Friedlin complete genome, chromosome 29 DNA segment encodes these proteins:
- a CDS encoding conserved hypothetical protein (previous protein_id=AAZ09699.1), with amino-acid sequence MPHCLQSESQGDAPLRMGFMSERERTGSGTATERSLHSSQSPQRNAAASTMRTLPIYEALLQKGRLMQEHRERLRQEAIEREMREAPRSARRLPPKGQRIEDRLLQRAKEKHALEKKAEQVRVEREAEDLAVIAPFHPHISTRALETKSRYKEPPPDRAAWRVRRLAELAQMCQSSGAEVLEELQDVPSINPRSAKLAALKKVREGLDGVPVPDALLLSEDRRRLAQWQTAEAEREARSHTGPSITRRAARMRRVGSVGDRLHAESYEVAIRHLQREVAWREVHAPFRPLVTPLGAVTAPRYQREGGTDAHTRTLKGSRIFSRQSSAPRDSFQPSINPVSAAIAQRLPETAMERLCRPSAVHSLASYVDPASFTDASGVSPSPSVAARSQTRCCLLRTPSAHQQHGAVSNTPSSTSGALPSSVVASLDAYERRRQRQLEALRKEQAEHEQRECTFQPQINAQTSSLKDAVASGSGQRGPSAVARRSGEWQRQRERHLETMRQWQAERAAAAEQTMETHVGGGARTAAASSSPLSYSVYGGDGTPWGVEEYLARQQLARAMRQRMQEALERHSVSVDGRGHPSTLSVPPPARKQMGLDHRVHSFSMLGRRSSLIRSLPPAVPTSQEAAIAHMFASAEEVSSGGCW; translated from the coding sequence ATGCCGCATTGTCTCCAGAGTGAGTCACAAGGGGACGCGCCACTTCGAATGGGTTTCATGTCCGAAAGGGAGCGAacaggcagcggcacggcaacCGAGCGCTCGCTGCACAGCTCGCAATCCCCTCAGCGCAATGCCGCGGCGTCCACCATGCGCACGCTTCCCATCTACGAGGCTCTCCTACAGAAGGGCCGACTAATGCAGGAGCATCGAGAGCGGCTTCGGCAGGAGGCAATCGAGCGAGAGATGCGTGAGGCGCCTCGCTCCGCACGCCGCCTTCCACCCAAGGGTCAACGCATCGAGGACAGACTGCTTCAGAGGGCCAAGGAAAAGCacgcgctggagaagaaggcTGAGCAGGTGCGGGTGGAGCGCGAGGCTGAGGACCTGGCAGTCATCGCTCCCTTTCATCCTCACATTTCAACCCGCGCCCTGGAGACTAAATCCCGTTACAAGGAGCCACCGCCCGACCGGGCCGCGTGGCGGGTGAGGCGTTTGGCAGAGCTTGCGCAAATGTGCCAGAGTTCGggtgcggaggtgctggaggagcttCAGGATGTGCCGTCCATCAACCCACGCTCTGCGAAGCTCGCTGCCCTGAAGAAGGTGAGAGAGGGTCTGGATGGGGTACCCGTGCCGGATGCCCTCCTTCTCAGTGAGGATCGCCGTCGATTGGCTCAGTGGCAgacagcggaggcggagcgggagGCTCGGTCGCACACAGGCCCTTCTATCactcggcgcgccgcacgtATGCGGCGCGTCGGCAGTGTTGGCGATCGCCTGCATGCGGAAAGCTACGAAGTTGCGATTCGCCACTTGCAGCGCGAGGTGGCGTGGCGCGAGGTCCACGCACCGTTTCGGCCGCTCGTCACTCCGCTAGGCGCTGTGACGGCGCCACGATATCAACGTGAAGGcggcacagacgcgcacacacgaacTCTGAAGGGCTCCCGCATTTTCTCGCGTCAGAGCTCGGCGCCACGGGACTCTTTTCAGCCCTCCATCAACCCCGTTAGTGCGGCGAttgcgcagcggctgccggAGACAGCAATGGAGCGGCTGTGTCGGCCCAGCGCTGTTCATTCTCTTGCCTCCTATGTCGATCCCGCCAGTTTCACAGACGCGTCTGGTGTGTCCCCGTCTCCGTCTGTTGCCGCACGTAGTCAGACTCGTTGCTGCTTGCTGCGTACGCCGTctgcgcaccagcagcacggTGCTGTGTCAAACACCCCTTCCTCGACGTCAGGTGCCCTTCCCAGCTCTGTGGTTGCCTCTCTGGATGCGTATGAGCGCCGGCGACAGAggcagctggaggcgctgcgcaaggagCAGGCGGAGCACGAGCAACGGGAGTGCACGTTTCAGCCGCAGATCAACGCACAAACGTCGTCTTTGAAGGACGCCGTTGCGAGCGGGAGCGGCCAGCGCGGCCCcagcgccgtggcgcggcggagcggcgagtggcagcggcagcgagagcgGCATCTCGAGACGATGCGGCAGTGGCAAGCggagcgggcggcggcggcagagcagaCGATGGAGACGCACGtgggaggcggcgctcgcacggcggcggcctcctcctcgccgctaTCTTACAGTGTctacggcggcgatggcacTCCCTGGGGAGTGGAGGAGTACCTTGCCAGGCAGCAACTCGCGCGCGCGATGCGACAGAGGATGCAGGAGGCTTTAGAGCGCCACAGCGTCTCTGTCGATGGACGTGGTCACCCATCTACCTTATCGGTGCCGCCTCCAGCCAGGAAGCAAATGGGGCTGGATCACCGCGTGCACAGCTTTAGCATGCTGGGCCGAAGATCCTCTCTCATTCGCAGCTTGCCGCCGGCTGTGCCCACGTCTCAGGAGGCAGCCATTGCCCATATGTTTGCCTCTGCGGAAGAGGTttccagcggcggctgctggtgA
- a CDS encoding hypothetical protein (previous protein_id=AAZ09700.1), whose translation MSTHFSSSKLASQKAAASLLVDDDAPYHDSRPIARLPLDDDGMAVLPLPQAVQYATDSGSVSPLLSSDADEEPSNEIGKNATWMELRKCSYSTQPANHSGTHTSQHDSHHGTRRSSASWTDGGSPQDRRTPLTHCTTSVDKRHIERLAQPRGAQGSLVRPAEPNYGRLLNFTEEEEQARGRAQQHCRKSLRAPSSPITPSLEQTQSMGSQPPPSRPESKHHAAVANAALLASQRAYYEKLAAPKKCPAAFAVGGAPPPSQTSSTTDAGTPTSLTSSTAAAPRRGSSSIFDRLAVPKKPVAACSEEAMPLPERRPRSHSFYARVLTPPQHDLYLQCLSRPKNRSASSHRDPRAPVESNLHIPQKRYYGGTTAISVSPGTPASTGLPPPSSHAGGRRNGRVPSASWEAVASYAERRPLSTAASCFPPSGLCAECGTALQQQTCTVSSQPTLSGAAALHGVMVKQVAVLPHQPLPTAPATNGDGLVQVQSAPAKSTGSKPPIVVRTRRYVPPSEEQGAEAAGQLASRAAKQESPAAPAPEPVEAVRRRTAIPTAPTEAKTTPASEKEQPKMADTTPLEMPARAMPAPVAVQAVKRVSPAPAATAVTPASQRPIMPEASKRHTPAPCSAPVAPGPSRPEAPPQPTQVKSVHIHPSPSSVSVTASPSPKVVIVTPQAVAVAENRTVDVASASAMKDVHAIPTPPSSDKKHLRKITHRKPNSVKLEVLRDADFACQLEVLPGTRQAVSIAKKPYTMAKPTVKALSPK comes from the coding sequence ATGTCAACCCatttctcctcctcgaagcTCGCGTCGCAGAAGGCGGCCGCGTCTCTCTTGGTGGACGACGATGCACCGTATCACGACTCCCGCCCCATAGCGCGTCTTCCactcgacgacgacggcatgGCGGTGTTGCCGCTTCCGCAGGCAGTGCAATACGCCACGGATTCGGGCTCAGTTTCCCCTCTGCTCTCCTCTGATGCGGATGAGGAACCTTCTAACGAAATCGGGAAGAATGCAACTTGGATGGAACTGCGGAAATGCAGCTACTCGACGCAGCCGGCGAACCActccggcacacacacctcccaACACGATTCACATCACGGCACTCGTCGGAGCAGTGCAAGTTGGACTGACGGCGGCAGCCCCCAAGACCGACGCACGCCGCTCACGCATTGCACCACCAGTGTCGATAAGCGACATATcgagcgcctcgcgcagccgaGAGGTGCGCAGGGCTCTTTGGTGAGGCCCGCGGAGCCGAACTACGGCCGCCTGCTGAACTTcacagaagaggaggagcaagCAAGAGGGCGAGCGCAACAGCACTGCCGCAAGTCACTGCGCGCCCCATCGAGCCCGATTACTCCCAGCCTAGAACAGACCCAGTCGATGGGAAGTCAacctccgccttctcgtcCGGAGAGCAAGCACCACGCTGCGGTGGCTAATGCTGCCCTGTTAGCCTCACAGAGGGCATACTACGAGAAGCTTGCGGCACCGAAGAAATGTCCCGCTGCATTCGCGgtcggcggcgcaccgccgccgtctcaGACTTCCTCGACGACCGACGCCGGTACACCGACGTCTCTCAcctcctcgacggcggccgcgccacgcagaggcagcagcagcatttTCGACCGCCTAGCCGTGCCGAAGAAGCCGGTCGCCGCCTGTTCTGAGGAGGCCATGCCGCTGCCAGAGCGGCGGCCTCGTTCTCATTCATTTTATGCGCGCGTTCTtacgccgccgcagcacgaTCTGTACCTGCAGTGCCTCTCACGGCCAAAGAACCGGAGTGCGTCGTCTCACCGCGACCCGCGCGCACCGGTAGAGTCCAACCTGCACATCCCTCAGAAGCGTTACTATGGCGGCACCACTGCTATATCGGTCTCACCTGGCACACCCGCTTCTACTggactgccgccgccgtcatccCACGCCGGCGGACGTCGCAATGGTCGCGTGCCGAGCGCGTCgtgggaggcggtggccagCTACGCGGAGCGACGCCCATTGTCGACGGCGGCCTCCTGCTTCCCGCCATCTGGTTTGTGCGCCGAATGCGGGACTGCACTCCAGCAGCAGACATGCACGGTGTCGTCACAACCCACCCTctccggcgcggcggcactgcacGGGGTTATGGTGAagcaggtggcggtgctACCGCACCAGCCTCTTCCCACGGCTCCTGCCACAAATGGCGATGGACTGGTGCAGGTGCAGTCAGCCCCAGCGAAGAGTACTGGCTCGAAGCCCCCGATCGTGGTGCGTACTCGCCGGTACGTGCCGCCGTCGGAGGAGCAGGGTGCCGAGGCTGCCGGTCAGTTGGCGTCCCGCGCAGCGAAGCAGGAGAGCCCCGCAGCCCCTGCGCCGGAACCGGttgaggcggtgcggcgacgTACTGCAATACCGACTGCGCCGACTGAAGCGAAAACGACGCCCGCAtcggagaaggagcagccGAAAATGGCAGACACCACCCCTCTGGAGATGCCGGCACGCGCCATGCCGGCTCCTGTCGCGGTGCAGGCAGTCAAGCGAGTGTctcctgcgcctgctgccactgcagtCACTCCAGCTTCACAGAGACCTATCATGCCGGAGGCCTCCAAAAGGCATACCCCTGCTCCATGCTCGGCACCAGTAGCGCCAGGGCCCTCGCGCCCGGAAGCTCCACCTCAGCCAACGCAAGTGAAATCTGTGCACATCcatccttctccctcctcggTATCAGTTACTGCTTCGCCGTCACCCAAGGTGGTCATTGTGACACCGCAGGCGGTAGCCGTGGCAGAAAACCGCACTGTCGACGTTGCCTCAGCCTCCGCAATGAAAGATGTGCACGCCATTCCGACGCCGCCTTCCAGCGACAAGAAGCACCTTCGCAAGATCACGCACAGAAAACCGAACAGTGTCAAGCTGGAGGTGCTTCGGGACGCGGACTTCGCGTGCCAACTGGAGGTCTTGCCGGGGACGCGCCAAGCTGTGAGTATCGCGAAGAAGCCATATACAATGGCAAAGCCAACGGTGAAGGCACTGTCTCCAAAGTAA
- a CDS encoding conserved hypothetical protein (previous protein_id=AAZ09701.1), whose amino-acid sequence MGSGNTKQPTAALTPTPSSSNEIQMHPGCKKTVDIFSSADHAEAFTAAARLPAEAAPRPPPAVAPPHSPLTQTVVNTTTSGNAPKLLGKDKYVKEYGALAMSNRARAVLLGTLFLFCDPETENTVVSYHDKSTGSVYARSYTDEELGQAKQAAGVAFSWAPFFKSIATAVIKSKATVTSLDPTRKDANFTIFNSKEPSQTYPFVVPMDMVSDGSSPNGREVFRFVVHPLTRALQYNRASGGSSVREACAEKLECELTVHTAVTKQHTAYVDKLLPTVRPLREESALHSHRAMVVGREVRSLERRLKAREEHIVTKHPLDQLYDEGGAQSFQHTLWSPEHIPHEEDPDEVLSFCIRCAFPLSPGMKLSDISGVLQRPEIRKQMETNGNGQVIAEAFEIFKGIDRWDYDTIQLEIITDGNALFYTTYLLIYKLDLVRYFNLDDTVLRRFLVAVQSAYHPNPYHNAMHGADVTQINYYIMMVAGLSEKCRLSKEEIFAGIIAGAVHDFDHPGLNNNFHSRTRAYLATLYNDRSILENHHLACTFELLRNPRYNIFATLSDEQRLLVRETILEMVLATDMGNHARIFKNFQVRMSETSDWHSKKEDVRLALSMSIKMADISNCARPNHIYAEWAKNISKEFYLQGDAEQKLNLSISPFMDRTKEAEEFPKGQVSFIMYIVQPMVEAISALLPFMTFAVNMCIDNKEYWRRKTEEAQEADSLEEVRD is encoded by the coding sequence ATGGGCAGCGGAAATACGAAGCAgcccacggcggcgctgacgccgacgccgtcatCCTCCAACGAGATACAGATGCATCCAGGCTGCAAGAAAACGGTCGACATTTTTTCCAGCGCTGACCACGCCGAGGCGTTtacagcggctgcgcgactGCCAGCCGAGGCTGCACCACGACCGCCCCCTGCGGTTGCACCCCCCCACTCCCCATTGACGCAGACAGTGGTGAACACGACTACCTCTGGCAATGCCCCAAAGTTGCTGGGCAAGGACAAGTACGTCAAGGAGTACGGCGCTTTGGCCATGAGCAACCGTGCGAGGGCGGTGCTGCTAGGTACGCTGTTTCTCTTTTGTGACCCTGAGACGGAGAACACGGTGGTGTCGTACCATGATAAGAGCACCGGCTCTGTGTACGCGCGCAGCTACACGGATGAGGAGCTGGGGCAGGCAAAGCAAGCCGCCGGCGTGGCCTTCTCGTGGGCTCCCTTCTTCAAGTCCATAGCTACAGCCGTGATCAAGTCCAAGGCAACGGTCACCTCACTCGACCCGACCCGAAAGGACGCCAACTTCACCATCTTCAACAGCAAAGAACCCTCACAAACGTACCCGTTTGTGGTACCGATGGATATGGTGTCGGATGGGTCCTCACCGAACGGGCGGGAGGTTTTCCGCTTTGTGGTGCACCCGCTGACACGTGCGTTGCAGTACAACCGTGCGAGCGGCGGCTCGAGCGTGCGGGAGGCGTGCGCGGAGAAGCTGGAGTGTGAGTTGACGGTGCACACCGCTGTGACGAAGCAGCACACCGCCTACGTAGACAAGCTGCTGCCCACTGTGCGCCCATTGCGAGAGGAATCGGCGCTGCATTCCCACCGCGCCATGGTGGTTGGCCGCGAGGTGCGCAGCCTCGAGCGACGTCTCAAAGCCCGAGAGGAGCACATAGTCACAAAGCACCCACTCGACCAGCTCTACGACgagggaggcgcacagaGCTTCCAGCACACCTTGTGGTCTCCTGAGCATATCCCACATGAGGAGGACCCGGACGAGGTACTCTCGTTCTGCATCCGCTGCGCGTTTCCGTTAAGTCCCGGCATGAAACTGAGTGACATCTCAGGTGTGTTGCAGCGGCCCGAGATTCGGAAGCAGATGGAGACGAACGGCAACGGCCAGGTTATTGCAGAGGCGTTCGAGATCTTCAAGGGAATCGACCGCTGGGACTACGACACCATTCAGCTGGAGATCATCACCGACGGCAACGCCCTCTTCTACACGACGTACCTCCTCATCTACAAGCTGGACTTGGTCCGCTACTTCAACCTGGACGACACCGTActgcgccgcttcctcgTAGCTGTGCAGAGCGCCTACCACCCGAACCCATACCACAACGCCATGCACGGCGCGGATGTGACGCAAATCAACTACTACATCATGATGGTGGCCGGGCTCAGCGAGAAGTGCCGCTTGAGCAAAGAAGAGATATTCGCAGGTAtcatcgccggcgccgtgcacGACTTCGACCACCCGGGCCTCAACAACAACTTCCACTCCCGCACTCGCGCCTACCTCGCCACTCTCTACAACGACAGGTCTATCCTGGAGAATCATCACCTTGCCTGCACTTTTGAGCTGCTGCGGAACCCACGCTACAACATCTTCGCAACGTTGTCGGACGAGCAGCGGCTCCTTGTGCGGGAGACCATACTGGAGATGGTTCTGGCGACGGACATGGGTAACCATGCGCGCATCTTCAAGAACTTCCAGGTGCGCATGTCAGAGACGAGCGACTGGCACTCGAAGAAGGAAGACGTTCGGCTCGCTCTCTCCATGTCGATCAAGATGGCCGATATTTCGAACTGTGCGCGGCCCAACCATATCTATGCCGAGTGGGCCAAGAACATCTCGAAGGAGTTTTACCTCCAAGGTGACGCAGAGCAGAAGCTGAATCTCTCCATCTCGCCCTTCATGGACCGgacgaaggaggcggaggagttCCCGAAGGGTCAGGTGTCTTTTATAATGTACATCGTGCAGCCTATGGTGGAGGCGATCTCGGCGCTACTGCCATTTATGACCTTCGCCGTCAATATGTGTATTGACAACAAGGAGTACTGGCGGCGCAaaacggaggaggcgcaggaggccgACTCGTTAGAGGAAGTCCGTGATTGA
- a CDS encoding putative heat shock protein 20 (previous protein_id=AAZ09702.1) produces MWSPSNKRDSLINSDDTFFPFLFHFPGSHPRQMLSSFFASRSRGSWIPAVDISEQDDGYILVADLPEVKKEDLRVYTESSSIICISGNRKHILKQDEHQLLVAERGAGRFERCFDLPTSVDSSKIKASFNDQQLNLSIPKLRNSKSGASNSVTID; encoded by the coding sequence ATGTGGAGCCCGAGCAACAAGAGGGACTCGCTCATCAACAGCGACGACACCTtcttcccctttctcttccaTTTTCCTGGTTCACATCCGCGCCAAATGCTCAGCTCTTTCTTCGCATCGCGCTCGCGCGGGTCGTGGATTCCGGCCGTCGACATATCGGAGCAGGATGACGGCTACATCCTTGTTGCTGACCTGCCAGAAGTGAAGAAGGAGGACCTGCGCGTGTACACAGAGAGCTCGAGCATCATCTGCATCTCTGGCAACCGCAAGCACATCCTAAAGCAGGACGAGCACCAGCTGCTCGTTGCggagcgcggcgccggccgctTTGAACGCTGCTTCGACCTCCCCACTTCCGTCGACAGCAGCAAAATCAAGGCCAGCTTCAACGATCAACAGCTGAATCTGTCCATTCCGAAACTGCGCAACTCGAAGTCTGGAGCGTCTAACTCAGTCACCATCGACTAA
- a CDS encoding putative 60S ribosomal protein L13 (previous protein_id=AAZ09703.1): protein MPKGNNAIPHVHQKKHWNPCSSQKGNVKVFLNQPAQKHRRRRLRLLKAKKVFPRPLKALRPQVNCPTVRHNMKRRLGRGFSPAELKAAGLNPQYAATIGIRVDSRRKNKSEEGMNVNVQRLKTYMSKLVLFPMNHKKVQKGEASEEEVKAATQDRSRFGDAAVGAVVYPSAEAPRAVSAEEKSMCVYAFLKKNHSAVRFFGTNSSRAARKEAAKEEKTGK from the coding sequence ATGCCGAAGGGTAACAACGCGATCCCCCACGTTCACCAGAAGAAGCACTGGAACCCGTGCTCTTCGCAGAAGGGTAACGTGAAGGTGTTCCTGAACCAGCCGGCTCAgaagcaccgccgtcgccgtctgcgccTGCTGAAGGCCAAGAAGGTGTTTCCCCGCCCGCTGAAGGCACTGCGTCCTCAGGTGAACTGCCCCACGGTGCGTCACAACATGAAGCGCCGCCTGGGTCGCGGCTTCTCGCCGGCCGAGCTGAAGGCTGCCGGCCTCAACCCCCAGTACGCCGCCACGATCGGCATCCGCGTGGACAGTCGCCGGAAGAACAAGTCCGAGGAGGGCATGAACGTGAACGTGCAGCGCCTCAAGACGTACATGAGCAAGCTTGTGCTGTTTCCGATGAACCACAAGAAGGTGCAGAAGGGTGAGGCGTCCGAGGAGGAAGTGAAGGCCGCGACCCAGGACCGCTCGCgcttcggcgacgccgctgtcggtgcCGTGGTGTACCCGTCCGCCGAGGCCCCACGTGCGGTATCTGCCGAGGAGAAGTCGATGTGCGTGTACGCCTTCCTGAAGAAGAACCACTCCGCCGTGCGCTTCTTCGGAACGAATTCaagccgcgccgcgcgcaaggaggccgcgaaggaggagaagaccGGCAAGTAA
- a CDS encoding putative 60S ribosomal protein L13 (previous protein_id=AAZ09704.1) — protein sequence MPKGNNAIPHVHQKKHWNPCSSQKGNVKVFLNQPAQKHRRRRLRLLKAKKVFPRPLKALRPQVNCPTVRHNMKRRLGRGFSPAELKAAGLNPQYAATIGIRVDSRRKNKSEEGMNVNVQRLKTYMSKLVLFPMNHKKVQKGEASEEEVKAATQDRSRFGDAAVGAVVYPSAEAPRAVSAEEKSMCVYAFLKKNHSAVRFFGVRSARAARKEAAKEEKTGK from the coding sequence ATGCCGAAGGGTAACAACGCGATCCCCCACGTTCACCAGAAGAAGCACTGGAACCCGTGCTCTTCGCAGAAGGGTAACGTGAAGGTGTTCCTGAACCAGCCGGCTCAgaagcaccgccgtcgccgtctgcgccTGCTGAAGGCCAAGAAGGTGTTTCCCCGCCCGCTGAAGGCACTGCGTCCTCAGGTGAACTGCCCCACGGTGCGTCACAACATGAAGCGCCGCCTGGGTCGCGGCTTCTCGCCGGCCGAGCTGAAGGCTGCCGGCCTCAACCCCCAGTACGCCGCCACGATCGGCATCCGCGTGGACAGTCGCCGGAAGAACAAGTCCGAGGAGGGCATGAACGTGAACGTGCAGCGCCTCAAGACGTACATGAGCAAGCTTGTGCTGTTTCCGATGAACCACAAGAAGGTGCAGAAGGGTGAGGCGTCCGAGGAGGAAGTGAAGGCCGCGACCCAGGACCGCTCGCgcttcggcgacgccgctgtcggtgcCGTGGTGTACCCGTCCGCCGAGGCCCCACGTGCGGTATCTGCCGAGGAGAAGTCGATGTGCGTGTACGCCTTCCTGAAGAAGAACCACTCCGCCGTGCGCTTCTTCGGTGTCCGCAGtgcccgcgccgcgcgcaaggaggccgcgaaggaggagaagaccGGCAAGTAA